The Euphorbia lathyris chromosome 8, ddEupLath1.1, whole genome shotgun sequence genome has a window encoding:
- the LOC136203660 gene encoding F-box protein CPR1-like yields the protein MPADLPHDVIYEILVWLPVKPLLRFRCVSKSWYSIINSREFIYSHLHTSSINGLHRKLILPCRTFPHYVRRLKLFRTIDINDGFREEFLHNFQMHDIPLKYTANCNGLVLFYLSDFIFSVWNPSTRHYRQLPDFPIKNHQSYEPNYSFGLGYDSTIDDYKVVFIIFAKPYYQVWIFELKSSCWRRIQDFSCIEFNKIEEAIDDNCFVDGCLHFLCYGNGRELYTIVSFDVAKETFAVISQPMKQRQGYYPRLGVFEGCLSISFFMYKNIDFYVRKKEGVEFSWIKLFSFASKEFNPVDFRALGYSKGGDKVLFLCSTDMFSYDLKDGCIREIEITNSYVDSEAIFCTESLVSVPERRRTHECEEEKRRMNEFERYRRRLHKLDKASKKVSAKRSSCWYTI from the coding sequence ATGCCAGCTGACCTGCCGCATGATGTGATCTACGAAATTCTGGTTTGGCTGCCGGTGAAGCCTCTTCTTCGATTTAGATGCGTTTCCAAATCATGGTATTCCATTATTAACAGCCGTGAGTTTATATATTCTCATCTTCATACATCTTCCATCAATGGGCTACATCGCAAGCTCATTCTCCCTTGCCGAACCTTCCCTCACTATGTACGACGCCTTAAATTATTTCGTACTATCGATATAAACGATGGCTTCCGAGAAGAGTTTCTGCACAATTTTCAGATGCATGACATACCGCTCAAGTATACTGCTAATTGCAACGGTTTGGTTCTCTTTTATCTAAgtgattttatattttctgtATGGAATCCATCAACCAGACACTACAGGCAACTTCCAGATTTCCCTATAAAAAACCACCAATCTTACGAACCAAACTACAGTTTCGGTTTGGGTTACGACTCTACTATAGATGATTACAAGGTTGTGTTTATTATATTTGCAAAGCCATATTATCAGGTTTGGATTTTTGAATTGAAGTCGAGTTGTTGGAGAAGGATTCAGGATTTTTCTTGCATTGAATTCAATAAAATTGAAGAAGCTATTGACGATAATTGTTTTGTAGATGGTTGTTTACATTTTTTATGCTATGGAAATGGACGAGAGTTGTATACAATTGTGTCATTTGATGTTGCAAAAGAGACGTTCGCGGTAATATCTCAGCCTATGAAACAAAGACAAGGATATTATCCGCGTCTTGGGGTTTTTGAAGGGTGTCTTTCTATCAGTTTTTTCATGTATAAGAATATTGATTTCTATGTGAGAAAGAAGGAAGGAGTTGAGTTTAGTTGgattaaattattttcttttgcttctaAAGAATTTAATCCAGTTGATTTTAGAGCTTTGGGATATTCAAAAGGAGGAGATAAAGTTCTTTTCTTATGCTCTACAGATATGTTTTCATATGATCTTAAAGATGGATGTATTCGAGAGATTGAAATTACAAACAGTTATGTTGATTCAGAAGCTATTTTCTGCACTGAAAGTCTTGTGTCCGTACCTGAAAGAAGAAGAACGCATGAATgcgaagaagaaaaaaggagAATGAACGAATTCGAAAGATACAGAAGGAGATTACACAAATTAGATAAAGCAAGTAAGAAGGTTTCTGCAAAGAGGTCATCTTGCTGGTATACGATTTAA